A part of Tessaracoccus timonensis genomic DNA contains:
- a CDS encoding glycine hydroxymethyltransferase, which produces MSDLNAVSDAYRTLLDMIGQVEPRIADATRQELADQRASLKLIASENYASLPVLATMGTWLSDKYAEGTVGHRFYAGCQNVDTVESIAAEHARELFGAEYAYAQPHSGIDANVTAYWAILAHHIEAPALQELGARTVNDLSEADWEALRKKFGEQRLMGMSLDAGGHLTHGFRPNVSGKMFHQRAYGTDPETQLLDYDAVAKQVQEFKPLVLVAGYSAYPRRVNFAKMREIADSVGAVLMVDMAHFAGLVAGKVFTGDEDPVPHAHVVTTTTHKSLRGPRGGLILATKEYAPDVDRGCPLVLGGPLSHVMAAKAVALAEARTQAFRDYAQQVADNAKALAEGLLKRDVRLVTGGTDNHIVLMDVRDFGITGRQAEAALLESGIVTNRNSVPNDPNGAWYTTGVRLGTPALTSRGFTTSDMDEVASMIAGVLKATTPTTTSKGTPSQAKYELDAEARQASLDGASKLLDARPLYPGFEL; this is translated from the coding sequence GTGAGCGACCTCAACGCAGTATCCGACGCGTACCGGACCTTACTCGACATGATCGGGCAGGTAGAGCCACGCATCGCCGACGCCACCCGCCAAGAACTCGCCGACCAGCGCGCGTCGCTGAAACTCATCGCCAGCGAGAACTACGCAAGCCTCCCGGTGCTCGCGACGATGGGCACCTGGCTGAGCGATAAGTACGCGGAAGGCACCGTTGGCCACCGTTTCTACGCCGGCTGCCAGAACGTCGACACCGTCGAGTCCATCGCCGCCGAGCATGCCCGTGAGCTGTTCGGCGCCGAGTACGCTTACGCGCAGCCGCACTCCGGCATCGACGCGAACGTCACCGCGTACTGGGCCATCCTCGCCCATCACATTGAGGCCCCGGCGCTGCAAGAGCTCGGCGCCCGCACCGTCAACGACCTCTCCGAGGCGGACTGGGAGGCCCTGCGCAAGAAGTTCGGCGAGCAGCGTCTGATGGGTATGAGCCTCGACGCTGGCGGCCACCTCACGCACGGCTTCCGCCCGAATGTGTCCGGCAAGATGTTCCACCAGCGCGCCTATGGCACTGACCCCGAAACGCAGCTCCTGGATTACGACGCCGTCGCGAAGCAGGTGCAGGAGTTCAAGCCGCTGGTGCTGGTGGCGGGCTACTCGGCCTACCCGCGTCGGGTGAACTTCGCGAAGATGCGCGAGATCGCGGACTCCGTCGGCGCGGTGCTCATGGTGGACATGGCGCACTTCGCGGGTCTCGTCGCGGGCAAGGTGTTCACCGGCGACGAAGATCCGGTGCCGCACGCGCACGTCGTTACTACGACGACGCACAAGTCGCTGCGCGGCCCCCGCGGCGGACTCATCCTCGCCACCAAGGAGTATGCCCCCGACGTGGACCGCGGCTGCCCGCTGGTACTCGGCGGCCCGCTGTCACACGTGATGGCGGCGAAGGCGGTGGCCCTCGCCGAGGCCCGCACCCAGGCGTTCCGCGACTACGCCCAGCAGGTGGCCGACAATGCGAAGGCGCTCGCTGAAGGCCTCCTCAAGCGCGACGTTCGGCTCGTCACCGGCGGCACTGACAACCACATCGTGCTCATGGACGTGCGCGACTTCGGCATCACCGGGCGTCAGGCGGAGGCCGCGCTGCTCGAGTCGGGCATCGTCACGAACCGCAACTCTGTGCCCAACGATCCGAATGGCGCCTGGTACACCACCGGCGTTCGGCTCGGCACTCCCGCGCTCACTTCGCGCGGTTTCACCACGTCCGATATGGACGAGGTGGCCAGCATGATCGCAGGGGTCCTGAAGGCGACGACGCCCACGACGACCAGCAAGGGCACCCCCAGCCAGGCCAAGTACGAGCTCGACGCCGAGGCCCGCCAGGCTTCCCTCGACGGCGCTTCGAAGCTGCTCGACGCTCGCCCGCTCTACCCCGGATTCGAGCTATAA
- the rlmB gene encoding 23S rRNA (guanosine(2251)-2'-O)-methyltransferase RlmB, producing MPGNSSRRGAGKRGPSKAVGSGGRNRRSLQGRGPTPKAEDRVYHKAYKAKQAAAKRQGGSSKRPPKVKAGADWVVGRNPVFEALVAGMPVKQVYLAEGAERDDRIRDILKHAAEHSIPLLQVPRSELDRVTGGLVHQGVALQLPHYDYAVPEDLFADGVDTAAVFVACDGITDPRNLGAIIRSAAAFGAAGVVIPERRSASMTAAAWKTSAGAAARIPVAMAGNLNRALEQAAKMGYTIVGLAGEGEAQLSGIPGADGPLVIVVGSEDEGLARLTRERCDALARIPIASDVESLNASVAASIALYEASLQRPRS from the coding sequence ATGCCAGGAAACTCTTCACGACGAGGCGCAGGCAAGCGCGGCCCCAGCAAGGCCGTCGGTTCCGGAGGGCGCAACCGTCGTTCGCTGCAGGGCCGGGGCCCGACGCCTAAGGCCGAAGACCGCGTCTACCACAAGGCGTACAAGGCAAAGCAGGCGGCTGCGAAGCGTCAGGGCGGTTCGTCGAAGCGTCCACCGAAGGTGAAGGCCGGCGCCGACTGGGTCGTCGGCCGTAACCCCGTGTTCGAAGCCCTCGTCGCAGGCATGCCCGTGAAGCAGGTGTACCTGGCAGAGGGTGCGGAGCGCGACGACCGAATCCGCGACATCCTCAAGCACGCCGCGGAGCACTCCATCCCGCTCCTCCAAGTGCCTCGCAGTGAGCTCGACCGCGTCACCGGCGGGCTCGTCCACCAGGGCGTCGCCCTCCAGCTTCCCCACTACGACTACGCCGTACCCGAGGACCTCTTCGCCGACGGCGTGGACACCGCCGCGGTCTTCGTCGCGTGTGACGGCATCACCGACCCACGCAACCTGGGCGCGATCATCCGCTCCGCTGCGGCGTTCGGCGCAGCCGGCGTCGTAATCCCGGAGCGCCGGTCGGCGTCGATGACGGCGGCCGCGTGGAAAACCTCGGCGGGCGCGGCGGCGAGAATCCCCGTCGCGATGGCGGGCAACCTCAACCGCGCGCTCGAGCAAGCGGCCAAGATGGGGTACACCATCGTCGGGCTCGCAGGCGAGGGCGAGGCTCAGCTAAGCGGCATCCCTGGGGCCGACGGGCCGCTGGTGATCGTCGTCGGTTCCGAGGATGAGGGCCTCGCTCGGCTCACTCGTGAACGTTGCGACGCGCTGGCCCGCATTCCTATCGCCTCCGATGTGGAGTCGCTCAACGCATCGGTGGCGGCGTCGATTGCGCTCTACGAAGCCAGCCTCCAGCGCCCCCGCAGTTGA